From Crassaminicella indica, one genomic window encodes:
- the nadE gene encoding NAD(+) synthase, with the protein MSRSIQEKIDLTVNWLREKVKESNTKGLVVGISGGIDSALVANLIKRAFPENSLGVILPCKSNSKDRLDALEVAKACGIEYVEVELSEVHDKLFNSVLSTMHSKKILDQNNQLKLSDANLRARLRMSTIYCIANSLNYLVVGTDNAAEVYTGYFTKYGDGGVDILPIANLLKREVYEWARYLGVPQSVIDRPPSAGLWEGQTDETEMGTTYDMIDDFLEGKEIPKKDQEIIERLHKRSEHKRKMPEAPPVF; encoded by the coding sequence ATGAGTAGAAGCATACAAGAAAAAATTGATTTAACAGTAAATTGGCTTAGAGAAAAGGTAAAAGAGTCTAATACAAAAGGATTAGTAGTAGGAATATCAGGTGGAATTGATTCAGCTTTAGTGGCTAATTTAATAAAAAGAGCATTTCCAGAAAATTCTTTAGGTGTTATTTTACCTTGTAAAAGTAATTCTAAGGATAGATTAGATGCTTTAGAAGTTGCTAAAGCTTGTGGAATAGAGTATGTTGAAGTAGAATTAAGTGAAGTTCATGATAAATTATTTAATAGTGTATTAAGTACAATGCATAGCAAAAAAATATTAGATCAAAATAATCAATTGAAATTGAGTGATGCAAACTTGAGAGCGAGATTGCGTATGAGCACAATTTATTGTATAGCAAATTCACTAAACTATCTTGTTGTAGGAACAGATAATGCGGCTGAAGTGTATACTGGATATTTTACAAAGTATGGAGATGGTGGGGTAGATATTTTACCAATTGCTAATTTATTAAAAAGAGAGGTTTATGAATGGGCAAGATATTTAGGAGTACCACAAAGTGTTATTGATAGACCTCCATCAGCAGGTCTTTGGGAAGGACAAACTGATGAAACAGAAATGGGTACAACATATGATATGATAGATGATTTCCTTGAAGGAAAAGAGATTCCTAAAAAAGATCAAGAAATTATTGAAAGATTACATAAACGTTCGGAGCATAAGAGAAAGATGCCGGAAGCACCACCTGTATTCTAA
- the cysK gene encoding cysteine synthase A, whose translation MRVVNNITELIGNTPMVKLNKLVGKDDAEVYLKLEFFNPGSSVKDRIALNMIETAEREGKLKKDSVIVEPTSGNTGIGLAMIGAAKGYKVILVMPETMSIERRKLLKAFGAEVVLTDGAKGMKGAIDKANEIVKNNPSYFMPQQFENAANPEAHRNTTALEILKQMDNKFDMLIAGVGTGGTITGIGEIIKKEIKNVKIVAIEPKNSSVLSGNKPGPHKIQGIGAGFIPKTLNKDIIDEIIQVEDEDAIQTARKLPMKEGILVGISSGAAIFGAIKKAKELGKGKKIVVIIPSYGERYLSTSLFDFE comes from the coding sequence ATGAGAGTTGTAAATAATATCACAGAATTGATAGGAAATACTCCTATGGTTAAATTAAATAAGTTAGTTGGAAAGGATGATGCTGAAGTATATCTTAAGCTAGAATTTTTTAACCCGGGTAGTAGTGTAAAAGATCGAATTGCTTTAAATATGATTGAAACAGCAGAGAGGGAAGGAAAATTAAAAAAAGACTCAGTCATTGTAGAACCTACTAGTGGAAATACTGGAATAGGACTTGCTATGATTGGTGCTGCAAAAGGTTATAAAGTAATACTTGTTATGCCAGAGACTATGAGTATAGAGAGAAGAAAATTATTAAAAGCTTTTGGAGCTGAAGTGGTGCTTACAGATGGAGCAAAGGGAATGAAGGGAGCTATTGATAAAGCCAATGAAATTGTAAAAAATAATCCATCTTATTTTATGCCTCAGCAATTTGAAAATGCAGCAAATCCAGAAGCACATAGAAATACTACAGCTTTAGAAATTTTAAAGCAAATGGATAATAAATTTGATATGCTTATTGCTGGAGTAGGGACAGGAGGAACTATTACTGGAATTGGAGAAATCATTAAGAAAGAAATAAAAAATGTAAAAATAGTAGCTATTGAGCCAAAAAATTCTTCTGTGCTTTCAGGAAATAAACCTGGACCTCATAAAATTCAAGGGATTGGAGCAGGTTTTATTCCTAAAACTTTGAATAAAGATATTATTGATGAAATTATTCAGGTAGAAGATGAAGATGCAATACAGACAGCAAGAAAACTTCCTATGAAAGAAGGTATTTTAGTTGGAATTTCGTCAGGAGCAGCTATTTTTGGAGCTATAAAAAAGGCAAAAGAACTAGGAAAGGGAAAGAAAATCGTTGTGATTATTCCAAGCTATGGTGAACGATATTTAAGCACGTCGTTGTTTGATTTTGAATAA
- a CDS encoding HEAT repeat domain-containing protein, with amino-acid sequence MEKGNSLSLSWENYNTMKDYMITYLLYHEGKSIALIAKIRNMNVEQVKRQIILAKSEVFFANDNEQSILEKMLEISKVERIKIINNMNIEDRKALAKEIYYQYNRISNAEDKMILIWIIGELGIKKLIHIVYKDIKHPHGNVRRMVCSAINKIGDASGIEYLHKALIDPKPQVRQYAAKGLGKIGNEKSVMKIKRLLGNPNEKKYVKKAFYEAIDNIERRLGNP; translated from the coding sequence GGGAAAATTATAATACGATGAAGGATTATATGATAACATATCTTCTATATCATGAAGGAAAAAGCATTGCATTGATTGCTAAGATTAGAAATATGAATGTGGAACAAGTAAAAAGACAAATTATTTTAGCAAAATCAGAAGTTTTTTTTGCAAATGATAATGAGCAGTCTATTTTAGAAAAAATGCTAGAGATTTCAAAAGTTGAGAGGATTAAAATTATTAATAATATGAATATTGAAGATAGAAAAGCTTTGGCAAAAGAAATTTATTATCAATATAATCGAATAAGCAATGCAGAAGATAAAATGATTTTAATTTGGATTATCGGTGAATTAGGGATAAAAAAACTAATTCATATTGTTTATAAGGATATCAAGCATCCTCATGGAAATGTTAGGAGAATGGTGTGTTCTGCTATTAATAAAATTGGGGATGCGAGCGGTATTGAATATCTCCATAAGGCTTTAATAGATCCAAAGCCTCAAGTAAGGCAATATGCTGCAAAGGGGTTAGGAAAAATAGGAAATGAAAAGTCTGTTATGAAGATAAAAAGACTTTTGGGAAATCCTAATGAAAAAAAATATGTAAAAAAAGCATTTTATGAAGCTATTGATAATATTGAGAGGAGATTGGGAAATCCTTAA
- a CDS encoding DUF3189 family protein, whose amino-acid sequence MYIIYHCVGGCHSSCTAAAIHLNILPTHHTPNKHDLLNIPFFDTLEKTDAGKIIYRGTDECGNKIYTLGRQFVPHIIIPCIKDMWNILGQKEEDLLIIDTLPCVNWLMKIGGFISRRLKWITFGRPIVAHGTILAYKDLVKLVEETKKILP is encoded by the coding sequence TTGTATATCATTTATCACTGCGTAGGTGGTTGTCATTCATCTTGTACTGCCGCTGCAATTCATTTGAATATTTTACCTACTCATCATACTCCAAATAAACACGATTTATTAAATATTCCTTTTTTTGATACACTGGAAAAAACAGATGCTGGAAAAATTATTTATAGAGGGACTGATGAATGTGGCAATAAAATATACACCCTCGGAAGGCAGTTTGTCCCTCATATTATTATTCCCTGCATCAAGGACATGTGGAATATATTAGGTCAAAAGGAAGAAGATCTCTTAATTATAGATACACTCCCATGCGTAAATTGGCTCATGAAAATAGGTGGTTTTATTTCTAGAAGATTGAAGTGGATTACATTTGGAAGACCTATTGTCGCACATGGAACCATTTTGGCATATAAAGATCTTGTAAAATTAGTAGAGGAGACAAAGAAAATCCTTCCTTAA
- a CDS encoding NUDIX hydrolase has product MLFRNCAGGVVFFEDKVLLLKNEKDQWVLPKGVIRNGDLSRDVALTRVKEEAGVEAEIISCVGETCYEFFSMSRQKPVCNEITWYLMRALEENYQLNEELGFRDIGFYDIDVALNMITHNQDKSLVNLAYKKYKDMAIQEIMV; this is encoded by the coding sequence ATGCTTTTTAGAAATTGCGCTGGTGGTGTAGTGTTCTTTGAGGATAAGGTTTTGCTTTTGAAAAATGAAAAGGATCAATGGGTATTACCAAAGGGTGTAATTCGTAACGGGGATCTTTCAAGAGATGTTGCTTTGACTCGTGTTAAGGAAGAAGCGGGTGTTGAAGCTGAAATTATCTCATGCGTGGGAGAAACTTGTTACGAATTTTTTTCTATGAGCAGACAAAAGCCAGTTTGCAATGAAATAACATGGTATTTGATGAGGGCATTAGAAGAAAATTATCAATTAAATGAGGAATTAGGTTTTAGGGATATTGGTTTTTATGATATTGATGTAGCATTAAATATGATTACACATAATCAAGATAAATCTTTAGTTAACCTTGCATATAAAAAATATAAAGACATGGCTATACAAGAAATAATGGTATAA
- a CDS encoding YigZ family protein, translated as MVKRYKTIFQYAEVEHVIDKSRFIGYAKPVETEDEAVAFVEEIKSIHKNATHNVPAFIVGKKSEIQRYSDDGEPAGTAGVPILDMLKKEGITNIAIVVTRYFGGIKLGTGGLVRAYTGTAKLVLNEAKVIEKALYDLIKIRIDYSMLGKVQNKILNDGYSIKDTIFDDAVNMYIYSPVDQSEQVMKNIKNITNAKAEISIQDTLYLDELDGGIIKER; from the coding sequence ATGGTTAAAAGATATAAAACTATATTTCAATATGCAGAGGTGGAACATGTTATTGACAAATCAAGATTTATTGGTTATGCAAAGCCTGTAGAAACGGAAGATGAGGCGGTGGCTTTTGTAGAAGAAATAAAATCAATACATAAAAATGCAACACATAATGTACCTGCCTTTATAGTAGGGAAAAAAAGTGAGATACAAAGATATAGTGATGATGGAGAACCAGCTGGAACAGCAGGTGTACCTATTTTAGATATGCTCAAAAAGGAAGGAATTACAAATATTGCTATAGTTGTTACAAGGTATTTTGGAGGAATAAAGTTAGGAACAGGTGGTTTGGTTCGAGCATACACTGGCACAGCAAAGCTGGTGTTGAATGAAGCTAAGGTTATTGAAAAAGCTTTGTATGATTTGATTAAAATAAGAATAGATTATTCAATGCTTGGAAAAGTTCAAAACAAAATATTAAATGATGGATATAGTATAAAAGATACAATATTTGATGATGCTGTAAATATGTATATTTATTCTCCTGTAGATCAAAGTGAACAAGTAATGAAAAATATTAAAAACATAACTAATGCAAAAGCTGAAATATCTATACAAGACACATTATACCTTGATGAATTAGATGGGGGGATCATTAAGGAAAGATAA